The nucleotide window GAGTTAAGCTACATAAAAAACATCAGATTTTGTTTGAAAATGTTAAGAAAAAAGCTTGATTTTATATGCTTTTTGTATTAAAATGCAGAAGTAGTACTTTGCATAAATTTGCTTTACTACCAATTTTAATAAAACAAATAATACTCGTATAAATTTGAAAATATGGTTCAAATGTTTCTACAAACTACCTCAAATAGTTATAGGCTACGAGTTCAAGCAAAATTTGTATACTTTATTTTAGTGTCCTTTCGTAATTTGAAAGGGGTTTCTATTTATTGGTACTAGTTTTGTTAGAACTCTGCTTGCGCAGAGTTTTTTTATTGACAGGAAAGTATTGCATAAGGGAGAAATATTAATGGAGTCTTTGAAAAAGAGAATACTAGAAGAAGGAAGAGTCGTATCAGAAGAAGTTCTTAAGGTTGATTCCTTCTTAAACCATCAGCTTGATATCGAACTATTTGAAGAAATTGGACAAGAGTTCTATAGAAGATTTGCTGATAAAAACATTACAAGGATACTTACTATCGAAGCATCAGGTATAGCAATAGCATCTATTGCTGCACTTTATTTCAAAGTTCCAGTTGTATTTGCAAAAAAGAGTGAATCTAGAAATCTTGATGCAGACACGTACAAAAGTCAGGTGTACTCTTTTACAAAGCAAAAAACCTACGATATTCAAGTCTCTAAACGTTATATTCATGAAGGAGATAGAGTGTTGATTTTGGATGACTTTTTGGCAAACGGGAAAGCTGCACTAGCTTTAACCGATATTGTACAACAAGCCGGTGCAACAGTTGAAGGCATAGGTATTGTTATTGAAAAAGGCTTCCAAGCTGGAGGTAAATTGTTAAGGGAACAAAATGTACAACTCGAATCATTAGTAATTGTTGATCGTTTTATAAACGGTCAAGTCACCTTTATGAACTAACTAACCCATTAACCCGACCTTAGCTCACTGATAAATGAGATAAGGATCCAAATCTTTCAATTTTCAGGAGGGAAACAATGAAAAAACTAATTTCGTTATTATTGGCGCTTACCTTAATGGTATCACTAGCTGGATGTGGTAAAAAAGTAGAAACAGAAGAACCAAAAGAAACACCAGAGGCAAATGAAGGAACAGAAGCTACAACAATTGCAGCAGAAGATATGATAGTAGGCTTTATCTATGTTGGACCAATTGGTGATGGTGGATATACTTTTGCACATGATCAAGGAAGATTATATTTAGAAGAACAACTAGGTGTTAAAACAATATATAAAGAGTCTGTACCAGAAACGCAAGAAGTTGAACAAGAAATTAGAAACATGATTGACCAAGGTGCTAAAGCAATTTTTGCAACAAGCTTTGGTTACATGGAATATGTTGAAAAAATTTCAAAAGAATATCCAGAAGTAAAGTTTTTCCATTGTTCAGGGTATTTATCTACAGATAATATGGCAAACTATTTTGGTAGAATATATCAAACTAGATACTTATCAGGTATCGTTGCTGGTTTAAAAACAGAAACGAACCAAATCGGATATGTAGCTGCATTCCCAATTCCAGAAGTTGTTCGTGGTATCAATGCATTTACATTAGGAGCACAATCTGTTAACCCTGATGTTGTTGTTAAAGTAACCTGGACATCAACTTGGTATGATCCTGCTAAAGAAAAAGAAGCTGCAATTGCATTATTAGATGGTGGCGTAGATATTATTGCACAACATCAAGATACAACAGGACCACAACAAGCTGCGGAAGAAAGAGGCGCTTTTTCAATCGGTTATAACACTGATATGAGTGCAATGGCACCAAAAGCATACATGACAGCTCCAATTTGGAACTGGGGACCATACTACGCGGCTCAAACGCAAGCAGTTATGGATGGAACCTTTGCTTCTCATGCATATTGGGAAGGTATGTCAGAAGATATCGTACGTTTAGCACCACTTACAGCCAATGCACCTGAAGGCGCGCAAGCAGCAGTAGATGCAGCTACAGCACAAATTCTTGATGGAACAGAATACATTTTTGAAGGACCAATTTACGACCAAGCTGGCGAAATAAAAGTAGCTGAAGGCGTTAAGATGACAGATCAAGAAATGTTAAGTTTTGATTGGTTTGTTAAAGGCGTAGAAGGAAAAATAGAAAAACAATAGGAGTTTTGCCATATGAATCAAAATGTTTTTGTAAAAATGGAAGATATATGCAAAACCTTTGGTACAGTTAAGGCAAATGATCATATTAATTTTGAAGTAAATAAAGGTGAGATTCATGCACTTCTAGGTGAAAATGGTGCAGGGAAAAGCACATTAATGAACATGCTGTCAGGTATTTATAAACCTGACAGCGGTTCTATTTATATCCATGGGAACGAAGTGAAGATCAACTCGCCTAAGGATTCTATTCAAAAAGGCATTGGTATGATTCATCAGCATTATAAATTGGTAGAGGTTCAAACAGCAAAAGAAAATGTAATCATGGGACAAAGTGGTAATTTTTTTACAAATGATAAAAAATTAACGGAGCAAATTAAAAAGATTGCTGAACAATTTGGATTAGCGGTAGATCCAAATAAAAAAATATATGACATGTCCATTGGTGAAAAACAAGCTGTTGAAATTCTCAAGGTATTGTATCAAGGTGCAGATATTTTAATTATGGATGAACCTACTGCAGTGCTTACCCCTCAAGAAACAAAAAAGCTATTTAAAATTATTAGGAATATGGCTAAAGAAGGGTGTGCAATTATTATCATTACCCATAAGCTTCATGAGGTTATGGAGGTTTCTGATAGAGTAACGGTTCTAAGAAAAGGAACTACAGTTGGAACATTGAATACAAAGGAGACTTCACCAAAAGCACTTACAGATTTAATGGTAGGTAAAGCAGTGGATTTATCCATAGAACGTCCTTTAGTACAAAGAGGACATGCAGTTCTTAAAATCAAAGACTTAGAAGCAACAGACATTGATCGGGTTAGAGTACTCAAAGCCTTGACCTTTGATTTGTATGCTGGTGAAATATTAGGTGTTGCAGGTGTTGCTGGAAGTGGTCAAAAGGAACTATGCGAAAGCATAGCAGGACTTTATCCTATTGATAGTGGTGAAATTCTTTATGAAGAAGAAAATCTTGTCGGAAAGTCACCGCGGGATATTATTAAAAAGGGTATCAGCATGAGCTTTATTCCAGAAGATCGACTAGGGATGGGTCTTGTTGCATCCATGGATATGGTGGATAATTTCTTGTTAAAGGAGCACCATAATCAAAAAGGGCTCTTTATTAAACGCAAGCCAATTATGAAAAAATGCGTAGAGATGATTGAAAGACTTGAGATTAAAACTCCGGGTATTCATCATCCAGTGAAGCAACTATCTGGTGGGAATATTCAAAAGGTATTGATTGGTCGTGAAATAGAAACAAACCCACATGTATTGATAACCGCCTATGCAGTTCGTGGATTAGATATAGGTGCATCACATACAATATATGATTTAATCAATGAGCAAAAGCAGAAAGAAGTTGCCATTCTTTTTATTGGAGAAGATTTGGACGTTCTTTTAGAGCTGTGTGATAGAATCATGGTCCTTTGTGATGGAGAAATCACAGGAATTGTATCTGCCAAAGATGTGACAAAAGAACAGCTTGGTTTCATGATGGCTGGAGAAAAGGGCCCAATGGAGGTGGATATCATATGAGGATGACAAAAAGAACGGATATGACGACTAAGAAAGCTGTATTTATTAGAACGTCAGCGATCATATTATCTCTTATTGTTTCTGCAGTATTTATTTTACTGTTAGGTCACAATCCGATTGATGTTTACTTATCAATGATAGAGGGAGCTTTTGGTTCTGCATATAGAATAAAAGATACGCTTACAATATCTATTCCTCTGATCGTAACATCTGTAGGTATTTTAATTGCTTTTAAGATGAAGTTTTGGAATATCGGAGCAGAAGGTCAAATATTGATGGGTGCATTTGTAGCAAGCTTCATTGCCCTCAACTTTTTAGAGCTACCTAAGTTATTGTTATTACCCTTTATGTTTGTAGGGGGATTTATTGGAGGAGGCCTATGGGCACTTATCCCTGCGCTTCTAAAGGTACGCTTTGACACGAACGAGACGATTATTACGTTAATGATGAATTATATAGCAATCAAATGGATTACTTATTTACAATATGGACCCTGGAGAGATCCAAAGTCTATGGGATTTCCTAAAATAGCAAATTTTACGGATAATGCCATTCTACCTAAGGTATTTGGCATTCATATTGGTTGGATCATTGCGATTGTGATTGTAATTATTGTAGCTATTTTTATGAATCGTACGAAGAGAGGCTATGAAATAGCTGTAGTTGGTGAAAGCATCGATACTGCAAGATATGCAGGAATGAATGTAAAGAAGATTATTGTTACTTCACTTTTTATTAGTGGAGGCATCTGTGGAATTGTTGGTATGATGGAGGCTTCAGCAGTTAATCAAACGTTAACCTCTCAATTATCAGCAGGGTATGGATATACAGCAATTATTACAACTTGGCTTTCAGGCTTAAAATCTGTGATTATAATACCTGTATCTATCCTTTTTGCGGGGATGATTAAAGGCGGTAGCTTTATCCAAACGGCGTATCAAATTCCGCAATCTGCTGCAGAGGTTCTACAAAGTATGATTTTATTTTTTGTAATTGGTAGTGAGTTCTTTATTCAGTATAAAATTGTATTTTCAAGAATGATGAATAAATCAGTGAAGGAGGCTAAATAATGAAAAAATCCTATTTATGGGTTGCAACGATTGGACTCTTACTGATCTTTATTCAGATTTTTATGGGCACCTCTTTTTTAGTAGCTGTAATTATTGCAGGAACCCCATTATTATTTGCAACCTTAGGTGAACTCATCACTGAGAAAGCTGGTAACCTCAACCTTGGTGTTGAAGGTATGATGTTAATAGGTGCAGTAGCCGGTTTTGGCGCTGGGTTTATTACAAAAAACCCTGTTATGGCTATTGTTGGCGCTGTAATAGCAGGCGCATTGTCAGCTCTTATTTATGGATTTTTGACAATTACACTTAGAGCCAATCAAGTTGTCTCCGGTTTAGCGTTAACCATTTTTGGAGCAGGATTATCGAGCTATTTAGGAACTAATTTTATAGGTCAGAAAATGCCTGAGAACATCATTACATTTTATGAGCCAATTAAAATACCATTGCTAAATAAAATACCAGTACTCGGACAAATGTTTTTTTCACAAGATATTTTTGTTTACTTAGGCTATATCATGGCGATCGTTCTTGGGATATACTTATATCATACGAGAACTGGTCTAAATCTACGAGCAGTCGGTGAAAACCCTTCTGCTGCAGATTCATCCGGGATTAACATAAATTTATATAAATACATTCATATCCTTATTGGAGGAGCATTGTGTGGACTTGGTGGAGCTTATTTAGCAGTAGTTGAAGTGCCTCAATGGCAAGAAAACATTACAGCTGGACGAGGCTGGATTGCTATTGCTCTGGTTATTTTCTGCAAATGGAATCCATATAAAGCAACAATTGGTGCCTACTTATTTGGTGGCTTAAGCATCATTGGATTTAGGTTACAGCACTTAAACATTTCGCAGAACTTACTTGACATGCTGCCATACCTAATTACAATTATCGTACTAGTTATTAGCTCGATGAAAAAATCAAAAGAAAACTCCCCACCAAAAGGACTAAGTATTCCATATTTTAGAGAAGAACGATAACGATAAGATAAACAAATAAAAACAAAAAGAAAACATCTTACTAAAAGTTGTTTTCTTTTTTTAGTTTCTTATATAAGAGAAGTCTTAAGCTGCTCCAGTTCGATTTGGAGACAACCAATTGAGAAAAACAAAGAAAAACAGAGCATACTTAAGAAATAAATAGATAATATAAATTAATTCCGAATAATTGTTAGCACTCACACGTAATGAGTGCTAACAGCATTTGAAAACACATGATGAATATGATAAAAATATAGTATAGAAAATAACAATCAATAACTAAGAACATTCACTTTGGAGGTGTGATTTATGTTTGGATTATCAACAATGAAAAGAAACGATTTAGCAAACAACAACAATTTTTGGGACATTGACAAATTTTTTGACGGTTTTTTTGATGAACCATTTCTTCCATATCTGAATAGTAGATATGGTTCCATGCACATCGACATCAAAGAAGACCCAGATTCCTATTCTATAATTGCAGAAGTTCCTGGTATAAAAAAGGATGAACTTAAAATTGGAATAGATAGAGATGTGCTAACAATAGCAGTAGAAAGAAAAGAAGAAGTCAATGAAGAAAACGAAAGTTTTGTAAGGAAAGAAAGAAGAGCAGTTAATATGCAAAGAAGTTTTAGACTGGATAATGTTAAGGCAGATGAAATTAATGCGAAGCTTGAGGAAGGAATCCTTACTTTAACATTACCAAAAGTACAACTTGTTCATTCAACAGTTAAAAACATTGAAATTCAATAAATAGTAAAGCGTTCTTTTGAACGCTTTCAGATTGTCGACAAAGAGGTTATACAATGTGTTCTTTTCCCTTAGACGCGCGTCCTGCGCGTAATTCGGGTCGCTTCGCATCCTGCTGCGCTAACGAACACATCGTATAACCTCTTTGTCTCGGTTTCGAAAATTTTATCAAGAAAAACCGCACCAATTATGCTGTTTTCACTAGAAGAATTTGCAATGGGAGGCTGCAACTAACCCATTGCCAATTCTTTGGAATACACTTGAAGCCAAAACTATGACTGTGTTGCAAAAAAAAGAACATCTATATTGTTATATATAAATGTTCTTTCTCGACAGTCTGAAGCGTTCTTTTGAACGCTTTTTCCTTGCTGAGTACAAATTTTCTAGTATTGAATTATAGAATAAATACAAATAGTAAATGCATATATTTTCTAGAGGTTCGCTGCTTTGGAGTTAGAATGAGGAATTTAATAATCGTCATTCCAAAGAAAAAATTTAATACAGATGTATTTGTACGGCTGCTTTTAAAAATAGCTGTAATTTATTTTATTTTAAGTTGTTTTATTTCTACGGATTTAATACTATTGGTTAGTAATTTTTCACCTAAAAATCCCATACAAAATGTACCCATTATATATCAAAATCCAACACTTCCTACTGGTTGTGAAGCTGCAGCTGCAGCTATGTTACTACAGTGGGCTGGTTTTAACGTTACAATGGAGAATATTGCAGATGCCCTTCCAAAAGGGAAATTACCTTATAAAAGTGGTAATAAATTAATGGGAGGTAACCCGGATTATGAATTTGTTGGAAGTCCTTATAAGAAATCTGGATTTGGAGTTTTTCACAAGCCGATTGCTAATGCTATTGAAAAATATTCGCCCTGTGAAGATTTAACAGGCTGCTCCTTTGAGGAGTTGTTGATGCTTATTGATAACAATCGTCCAATAATCGTTTGGGCTACCATTAACATGAAAAAACCATCCATAAACTCGACCTGGTATGATGAAAGAGGAAATAAAGTAGTATGGAAGGTTCCAGAGCATGCTGTAGTTTTAATAGGGTATACGGATACACATGTCATTGTGAATGATTCATTAGCTGGAGGAAATGTAAAATACAATCGTATAGATTTTATTAGAAACTGGGAATATATGGGCAAGCAAGCGGTTGCTCTTTTGGAAGAGTAACTATCGATTAAGTCCAATAATAATGATTCAGTTTATGTTATGATTTTTTTTGAAGTTTTAAATCTTGCTATAAACTGATCTAATAGTATACTAAATAACCAAGAACCCATAAAGATACATATCAACTCAAGAACAAATGTTAAAGTAGGTTCTTGAGATTTTATTTTTTCAAACAAAGACAAGCTATGCAAAACTTTCATAAACATAGGATGGCTTAAGTAGATCGTAAAAGAATGCTTACTTATAGATTGAACGGCCCTACTACTGACAATTTTAAAATGATACTTATTAAGGACTGCAGCCATTGTATATAAAAACAAAATTGATATTAAACTAAAATACCACCAACTATGTCTATAAAGTTCTTTTGATAAAAGCGGAACTTTAGCATTCACTTTATAAGTATCTAATATGTAATAACTTGTAATCAGAAAATAAAATATACTGATTATGACTGGTACAATCTTATGAAATGATATAGCTCTTATTTTTAAGTCAGCAAGGAAAAAGCCCAGTACAAAAAACATGATATAATATGTAAAGAATCGATCACTAAATTCAAACTTGATAAAGCGAATAAAAAAACTATTGAATATAAAAAAGATTGCGGTGGCAAAAATTTTATTTTCTATGGATTGATAGATTTTAAAAATGAGAGGAAATAAAATATATAGCTGAAGTATTAAACAGATGTAATACAAATGATAGTTGGCTTTTCCCAGTCCGAAGTAATAAATCAAACTTTTCATATCTATCGGACGTGCATAAGCCAAATAATTGACGAAGATATATAAGATGCTCCATATTAGATAAGGTACTAAAACCTTAGAAATACGTTTCTTATAAAAGGGTAAGGCCTCAACCTTTTTATTGTAATTGACATAGTATAAAACATAACCACTAATCAATACAAAGCTGGGCACTGCAAATTTAGAAAGTGTATTTAGGACTATAACTGCTTTAAACTGGGGGCTACCTGTTGTAAAGGTATACCAAAAGGCAGCTGTCACATGAATAATAACAACGAGAAGGCAGCATATGGCCCTCATAAATTCTATTTCTGATAATCTGTTTTTTGTTTTGGATGATGTCATAGGATGATTAAGCCAAGAGGCTTATTTAACTCCCTTCAAGTTATCTGAATTTACAAACACAAGAGAAGGGACTCGAACCCTCGACCCCTAGACCCCCAGCCTAGTGCTCTACCAACTGAGCCACTCCTGTATAATTCTATGCAATTATTAAACTAAATTATCAGCTACTTGTCAAGTTATTTAAATTGATTTAAATGAGGATCATATTCATAACCAATGGACTTAAGCTGCTTGTATAAGGCGACAATATCGAGATTATAGTAATTACATAACATATAGATATCCTTAAATTGGTTTCTAAGCTTCATATTAAGAGTGCTTAATAACATATATGGATCTTGGGGAAGTGAATCAGCGCTTTTCACGTTTATTACCCTCCTTATTGACTTAAGAGAATCAATGATTCCTTTATATTCGATAGTGTAACATAAATGGGATGAAAATGGTATCTAAATTGATATTTCTCTTATGAATAAAGTATGCTATAATGATTGTCGAAATGAACATTCATTAGACAGCGTTGTTAGGAGAATAATATTGAAAATAAGAAGTAATCGTTTGTTATGGGGTAATTTTTACGGCTTTATCATTATGGGTATGATTGTTCTTTTTTTAGGCTCAAATATGCCAAATATTAGTGAGCAATATCACCTTTCCTATGTGCAAGGTGGGCTGATTTTATCTTTTTTTGCGGCTGGTAGCTTGATTTTTGGATTCATTTGTGGAATCATAGGCGACTTCATTGGTATGAAACGAGTCTTGGTTTTTGCCCATGTATTAAATACAATTGGTCTTTTGGTGTTTGCACTTAGTAGCTCAGTTTTTGTTCTTTACATAGGTGTCTTTATTATTGGTGCGGGTACAGGTGCTTTTAGCATCAGTGTAAACATGATTGTGAGTGATTTTGTACATGGTGAT belongs to Firmicutes bacterium HGW-Firmicutes-1 and includes:
- a CDS encoding ABC transporter ATP-binding protein, translated to MNQNVFVKMEDICKTFGTVKANDHINFEVNKGEIHALLGENGAGKSTLMNMLSGIYKPDSGSIYIHGNEVKINSPKDSIQKGIGMIHQHYKLVEVQTAKENVIMGQSGNFFTNDKKLTEQIKKIAEQFGLAVDPNKKIYDMSIGEKQAVEILKVLYQGADILIMDEPTAVLTPQETKKLFKIIRNMAKEGCAIIIITHKLHEVMEVSDRVTVLRKGTTVGTLNTKETSPKALTDLMVGKAVDLSIERPLVQRGHAVLKIKDLEATDIDRVRVLKALTFDLYAGEILGVAGVAGSGQKELCESIAGLYPIDSGEILYEEENLVGKSPRDIIKKGISMSFIPEDRLGMGLVASMDMVDNFLLKEHHNQKGLFIKRKPIMKKCVEMIERLEIKTPGIHHPVKQLSGGNIQKVLIGREIETNPHVLITAYAVRGLDIGASHTIYDLINEQKQKEVAILFIGEDLDVLLELCDRIMVLCDGEITGIVSAKDVTKEQLGFMMAGEKGPMEVDII
- a CDS encoding xanthine phosphoribosyltransferase, whose translation is MESLKKRILEEGRVVSEEVLKVDSFLNHQLDIELFEEIGQEFYRRFADKNITRILTIEASGIAIASIAALYFKVPVVFAKKSESRNLDADTYKSQVYSFTKQKTYDIQVSKRYIHEGDRVLILDDFLANGKAALALTDIVQQAGATVEGIGIVIEKGFQAGGKLLREQNVQLESLVIVDRFINGQVTFMN
- a CDS encoding ABC transporter permease, which gives rise to MGTSFLVAVIIAGTPLLFATLGELITEKAGNLNLGVEGMMLIGAVAGFGAGFITKNPVMAIVGAVIAGALSALIYGFLTITLRANQVVSGLALTIFGAGLSSYLGTNFIGQKMPENIITFYEPIKIPLLNKIPVLGQMFFSQDIFVYLGYIMAIVLGIYLYHTRTGLNLRAVGENPSAADSSGININLYKYIHILIGGALCGLGGAYLAVVEVPQWQENITAGRGWIAIALVIFCKWNPYKATIGAYLFGGLSIIGFRLQHLNISQNLLDMLPYLITIIVLVISSMKKSKENSPPKGLSIPYFREER
- a CDS encoding DUF4250 domain-containing protein, whose translation is MLLSTLNMKLRNQFKDIYMLCNYYNLDIVALYKQLKSIGYEYDPHLNQFK
- a CDS encoding BMP family ABC transporter substrate-binding protein, coding for MKKLISLLLALTLMVSLAGCGKKVETEEPKETPEANEGTEATTIAAEDMIVGFIYVGPIGDGGYTFAHDQGRLYLEEQLGVKTIYKESVPETQEVEQEIRNMIDQGAKAIFATSFGYMEYVEKISKEYPEVKFFHCSGYLSTDNMANYFGRIYQTRYLSGIVAGLKTETNQIGYVAAFPIPEVVRGINAFTLGAQSVNPDVVVKVTWTSTWYDPAKEKEAAIALLDGGVDIIAQHQDTTGPQQAAEERGAFSIGYNTDMSAMAPKAYMTAPIWNWGPYYAAQTQAVMDGTFASHAYWEGMSEDIVRLAPLTANAPEGAQAAVDAATAQILDGTEYIFEGPIYDQAGEIKVAEGVKMTDQEMLSFDWFVKGVEGKIEKQ
- a CDS encoding ABC transporter permease, with amino-acid sequence MRMTKRTDMTTKKAVFIRTSAIILSLIVSAVFILLLGHNPIDVYLSMIEGAFGSAYRIKDTLTISIPLIVTSVGILIAFKMKFWNIGAEGQILMGAFVASFIALNFLELPKLLLLPFMFVGGFIGGGLWALIPALLKVRFDTNETIITLMMNYIAIKWITYLQYGPWRDPKSMGFPKIANFTDNAILPKVFGIHIGWIIAIVIVIIVAIFMNRTKRGYEIAVVGESIDTARYAGMNVKKIIVTSLFISGGICGIVGMMEASAVNQTLTSQLSAGYGYTAIITTWLSGLKSVIIIPVSILFAGMIKGGSFIQTAYQIPQSAAEVLQSMILFFVIGSEFFIQYKIVFSRMMNKSVKEAK
- a CDS encoding Hsp20/alpha crystallin family protein, producing the protein MFGLSTMKRNDLANNNNFWDIDKFFDGFFDEPFLPYLNSRYGSMHIDIKEDPDSYSIIAEVPGIKKDELKIGIDRDVLTIAVERKEEVNEENESFVRKERRAVNMQRSFRLDNVKADEINAKLEEGILTLTLPKVQLVHSTVKNIEIQ